The sequence GGCCGGCCTGGACCGGGCGCGCCTCGACGCCCCGCGCACCTCCGGCGGCGACGATGGCCCGTACGACCGGCGCCGGCACGGCCACCCCTTCGAACGGGGCGCGGTGGCTGACCCGGCGGGCGATGGCGCCGTAGCGGCGCAGTTCCTCGGCGGCAGGCGGTTCGGGGTCCCCGACGGCGATCCGCGCCACCAGGTCCGGCCGGCCGTCGTCGGGCAGGAAGGCGACCTCCGCCGAGCGGCCGAGGGTGCGGACCGCGAGTTCGAGGTTGGCCACGGCGGCACCGCAGGAAGCGGCGCGGTCGCGGCCGAGCGGGTCGTGGTGCGGCAGGGCCGGCTCGGCGCGTTCGCGCACCGACAGCTCCCCCGGCGCGACCTCCAGCAGCCACGGCTGGGTGTTGTGCACCGAAGGCGCGAGCATCATCGACCGGACCAGTACCTCGGTCTCGGCCGGCGTCCAGGTCGCGCGAGCCACAGCGGACATCGGCGTCACCCCGCTCCGGTCCGGAAGGGGACGGTCGTGGCCCACAGGCCGCGGCGGTGGCGCCGCAGCCGGTCCAGCAGTTCGCCGCGGTCGCCTCGCAGGTCCGGCGGGACGGGCTCGCCGGACCCGCCGCCGGCCAGCCGGACCGCCGCCACGAAACCGCGGACGCGCGCCGGGCTGGGCACGAGTTCCCCGCCGAGGTAGGCGAGCACCAGCAGGTCCTCGCCGGAATGGGTCTCCATGGCGAACGCCCAGCCGTGGCGTTCGTCCCACAGCAGCGCCATGTCCCGCCCGGGGTGCCGGGGCAGCCGGACGTCGAGGGCGACGTACGCGGAAGCGGGGGCATCGATGTCGACGGTGCAGGACTCCTCCCCCACCCCCACCGCGGCGCTCACCGCCGCCAGGTAGCCGGTCAGCCCGCCGCGCAGGCCGTGGTCACGGTCGATACCGGTCAGCAGGGGAATCACCTTCCATCGCTTCGGGACGTGCACCGGCCACATCGGACCGGGGTGTACCGGGATCCGACGGTACGTTCACGGAACGCCCGGCGGATGGCGTCGTTCGGCCCGGGATGCGAGGACTTTCGTCACTTCGCTTCCGGAAGGCACGCAGCAGGTCGCGCAGGACGGGGGTGCCCGGCCGGTCGTCGATCCGGCGCAACCCCACCCACCCCGCGGCCAGGACCGCGCCACCGGCGCCGAGCAGCACCACCCGGGCCGCGGGGATCCCCTGCGGGACCGCGCGAAGACCGACGAGCACGCTCGCGAGGGCGATCGACACCAGCAGGGCGACGCGCCCGCCTGCCTCGACGAAGCCGAAGACGCGGCCACGCAGGTCGTCGCCCACCTCGCTGCCCAGGAGGGTCCAGCCGACGAGGAAGGTCATGCCCGCCCCGGCGCCCGTGCCGACGCAGGCGGCCACGGCCGAGCCGAGGTCCGGGACGACGGCCAGCACCGCGACCGAGAACCCGGCGAGCACGATCGACAACGCGAACCAGCGGCGGCGGGAGAGCGCGTGCACGACCAGCGGCCCGCCGCCGACACCGAGCGCCATGCCGGCGAACAGCGCCGCGAACAGCAGTGCGAAGACGACGTCACCGTCGCCCAGAGTCCGGGCGTACCGCTGGGCGGCACCGATCACGGCACCCGCCCCGGCGAAGGCGACCAGGATCCCGGTGACCAGCCCGCGCACCGACGGGGTCCGGCGCACGTACCGCCACGCCTCGCCCAGCTCGCGCCGGACGCCGGGGTGCCCGGGCCGCGGCCCCCGGCCGCTCAGCTCGCGCACCCCCACCGCGAGCACGCCGGCGTTCGCCAGGAAGGTCGCGGAGTTCAGCAGCAGTGCGACGGTGACCGGGTCGAACCGGTCCGGGAGCCCGTACAGGCCCGCCATGGCCAGCGCGGAGACCACCGGCGTGACACCGTAGGTGGTCGCCAGGGAAAGCCGGTTGGCCGCTTCCAGCGCTTCGCGCGGGACGAGCGTGGGCACGGCGGCGTCACGGGCGGGCGACCACACCATCGCGAGGGCTTCGATGCCGAAAGTGGCGATCGCGGCCCACGCCACGACGGCCCCGGCGTCGGCCACCAGCAGCCCCACCGCCGGGATCGACGCGAAGAGCAGGAACCGGAGGAGGTCGCAGACGATCATCGTGTGCCGCCGGTCGAACCGGTCGGCCAGTACCCCGGCGACCGGGCCGAGCAGCAGCGCGGGCAGCAGGCGCACGGCCATCACCCCGCCGAAGGCGGCGCCCTGGGCCGTCGGGCCGGTGAAGCGCGCCGCGGCGAACGTCGAGGTGGCAAGCAAGCCGAGCCAGTCGCCGGTCGAGGAGACCGCGAGGACGAGCCACAGCCGCCGGAACGGCCGGATCCGCAGCACGGCGGCCACGGTGGGTGTCGTCGCCATCCGGACGTCCTTTCCCGGTTCCCGTGGCCGGAGTCAACGCCGTGCCCCGCGACCCCGCCAGTACCATCGGTCCCCCGGCCCGCGGACCTTCGGCCCTCCCGGTGCCGACCGCTCCCGCCGATGCTGGGCCGATGACGCACCAGGTAGCAGCGACGCCGGCGCGCTCCTCGACCGACGGGGTCCTGGCCGCGACCGGACTGGTCAAGCGCTTCGGTGACCGGCTCGCGGTCGACGACGTCACCTTCGCCATCCCGGCCGGAGAGACCTACGGGCTGCTGGGCCCGAACGGCGCGGGCAAGACCACGACCATCCGGCTGGTGTGCGGTCTGCTGCACGCGGACGCCGGCCACGTCGTGGTCGGCGGGACCGCGGTGAGTCCCGCTTCCACCGCCGGGCGGGGCCTGATCGGCTACGTTCCGCAGGATGTCGCGCTCTACCCCGACCTCACCGCCCGGGAGAACCTGACCTTCTTCGGGCGCCTGTACCGGCTGCGCGGCAAGGTGCTGCGTGACCGGGTGGACGAAGTCCTCGAGCTGATCGGGCTCGCCGACCGGGCGAAGGACAAGGTGGAGTCCTTTTCCGGCGGGATGCGGCGCCGCCTCAACATCGGCGCGGGGCTCCTGCACCGGCCGACGCTGCTGGTGCTCGACGAGCCGACCGTCGGCGTGGACCCGCAGAGCCGCCACGCGATCATGGAAAGCGTCCACCGGTTCGGCGCGGGCGGCATGGCCGTCCTCTACACCACGCACGACATGGCGGAAGCCGAACGGCTCTGCGACCGGGTCGGGATCATCGACCACGGCAGGCTGATCGCCGAAGGAACCCGCCGCGAGCTGGTCGACCGGCTCGGCGAACGGGACCGGATCACCCTGTCGGCGTCGGGCGACCTCGTCGGGTTCGCCACCCTCTGCCGCGACCTGCCCGGCATCGAGGGTGCGGACGCCACCGGGACCGAAGTCCACCTCATCGGGCGCGACGGCCGGAAGCTCCTGCCGTCGCTGTTCGCCGCGGCCGAGCGGGCGGGCGTGGCCGTCCGCTCGGCCGAGGTGGCCGAACCCGACCTCGAAGCGGTGTTCCTGCACCTCACCGGCACCGCACTGCGGGACTGAGCATGTGGCCCGTCTTCGTCGTAGCCGCGAAGGACCTCCGGCAGCGCGCCCGCGACCGCTCCGCCTGGGTGCTCGGTTTCCTGGCTCCGCTCGCGATCGCCGCGCTGGTGAGCTTCGCCTTCGGCGGCGCCGAGACCTTCCACGCCGACGTCGCGGTCGTCGACGAGGACCACGGTGTCCTCGCGCGTACCTTCACCGGCCTCCTGACCAGTCCCGAACTGGCTTCGGTGCTCACCGTCACCGCGGTCGGCGACGCCGCCGACGCCCGCGCCCGGGTCGACCGCGGCGCGGTCGGTGCGGCCGTGGTGATCCCCGCCGGGTTCTCGGCCGCCGCGGGCGGCGCACCGAGCCGCCCGGTCACCGTGCTGACCACAGTGGACAGTCCGCTGGCGGGCCAGGTGGTGCGCTCGGTCGCCGAGTCGTTCGCCGCCCAGCTCGACGCGAACCGGCTTTCGGTGGCGTCAGCGGTCGCCGCCGGGGCGCCGGCAGGCGACCTCACCGCCCGCGCGGCGCAGCTGCGGCTCCCCGAGCAGGTGGTCCGGCAGGCGTCCGGCAGCCGGCCGATCTCCGGCGTCGAGTACTTCGCGCCGGCCATGGGGATCTTCTTCCTCTTCTTCGCCATGGGGTTCGGCGCCCGGGGCTACTTCCTCGAGCTCCGGGACGGGACGCTCGACCGGATCGCCGTCGCTCCCGGGGGCCGGGGCGCCGCGCTGGCCGGCAAGTCGCTCGCCACCTTCGCCTACAGCGTCGCCGGCCTCGGCACGGTCTGCCTGGTGACCTCGATGGCGTTCGGCGCGGACTGGGGACCGCTGCCGGCCGTCGCCGTCTTGATCTTCGCGGTCGCGTTGAGCGTCGCGTGCCTGACCGCGTTCGTCATCACGGTGTCCCGCACCGAGCGCCAGGCCGACGGCCTGGCCGCGATCCTCACGTTCGGGCTGGTGCTCGTCGGCGGGCAGTTCGTGTTCGCCGGGACCGGACCCGAGCTCGTGCGGCGGCTGGCGCTGTTCACCCCGAACGGCTGGGCGCTGCGGGGGTTCACCGATCTGGCCGGCGGCGCGCCCGGGACCAGCGTGGCCGTGCCCGTCCTCGCGATCCTGGCGTTCTGCGCGCTGCTCGCCCTCGTGACCGGCGTCCTCCAGCGGCGGGCGGTGCGCCGATGACCGTCATCACCATCGCGGCCACTTCCCTCGCCCGGCTGCTGCGCGACCGGGTCGCCGCGTTCTTCATGATCCTGTTGCCGCTGGTCGTGATCCTCGTGATCGGCGCGACCGTCGGCGGTCCCACCACCCCGCGGGTCGGCGTGGTCACCGCCGCGGGGCCGCTGGCCGCCGGGCTCACCCAGGTCTTGGACAGCTCCGACGACCTGCGGGCGACCGCGTTCGCCGACGAGCGGGCCGCGCGGGATTCGTTGCGCCGCAACGAACTGGATGCCGTCCTGGTCATCCCCGCCGGATTCGACGCGGCGCTGGCGAGCGGCGGCACCGCCCGGCTGCCCCTGCTGACCGGTGGGACCACGGGGGGCGGGCAAAGCGCGTGGCAGGCGGTGTCCGCGGCGGTGGCGCGGCACGCGAAGACCCTGCAGGCGGCGGGATTCGCCGCGGCGGTCGCCGGGGGCACCGTGACCGGCCGGCTGCCGCTGGCCACCGCGGTGGCCGGTCAGGTGCCCGCGACGGTCGTGGCCGGCGAGGTGGTGAACGGCTCGAGCGACATCCTGCCCGGCGGGTTCGGCTACAGCGCGCCGACCATGCTCGTGCTGTTCGTGTTCGTGAACTCGCTCGCCGCCGGCGCCGCCATGGTGCAGACGCGGCGCCTCGGCGTCCACGCCCGGGTGCTGGCCGC is a genomic window of Amycolatopsis lexingtonensis containing:
- a CDS encoding ABC transporter permease produces the protein MWPVFVVAAKDLRQRARDRSAWVLGFLAPLAIAALVSFAFGGAETFHADVAVVDEDHGVLARTFTGLLTSPELASVLTVTAVGDAADARARVDRGAVGAAVVIPAGFSAAAGGAPSRPVTVLTTVDSPLAGQVVRSVAESFAAQLDANRLSVASAVAAGAPAGDLTARAAQLRLPEQVVRQASGSRPISGVEYFAPAMGIFFLFFAMGFGARGYFLELRDGTLDRIAVAPGGRGAALAGKSLATFAYSVAGLGTVCLVTSMAFGADWGPLPAVAVLIFAVALSVACLTAFVITVSRTERQADGLAAILTFGLVLVGGQFVFAGTGPELVRRLALFTPNGWALRGFTDLAGGAPGTSVAVPVLAILAFCALLALVTGVLQRRAVRR
- a CDS encoding ABC transporter ATP-binding protein produces the protein MTHQVAATPARSSTDGVLAATGLVKRFGDRLAVDDVTFAIPAGETYGLLGPNGAGKTTTIRLVCGLLHADAGHVVVGGTAVSPASTAGRGLIGYVPQDVALYPDLTARENLTFFGRLYRLRGKVLRDRVDEVLELIGLADRAKDKVESFSGGMRRRLNIGAGLLHRPTLLVLDEPTVGVDPQSRHAIMESVHRFGAGGMAVLYTTHDMAEAERLCDRVGIIDHGRLIAEGTRRELVDRLGERDRITLSASGDLVGFATLCRDLPGIEGADATGTEVHLIGRDGRKLLPSLFAAAERAGVAVRSAEVAEPDLEAVFLHLTGTALRD
- a CDS encoding DUF6292 family protein, which translates into the protein MIPLLTGIDRDHGLRGGLTGYLAAVSAAVGVGEESCTVDIDAPASAYVALDVRLPRHPGRDMALLWDERHGWAFAMETHSGEDLLVLAYLGGELVPSPARVRGFVAAVRLAGGGSGEPVPPDLRGDRGELLDRLRRHRRGLWATTVPFRTGAG
- a CDS encoding ABC transporter permease; amino-acid sequence: MTVITIAATSLARLLRDRVAAFFMILLPLVVILVIGATVGGPTTPRVGVVTAAGPLAAGLTQVLDSSDDLRATAFADERAARDSLRRNELDAVLVIPAGFDAALASGGTARLPLLTGGTTGGGQSAWQAVSAAVARHAKTLQAAGFAAAVAGGTVTGRLPLATAVAGQVPATVVAGEVVNGSSDILPGGFGYSAPTMLVLFVFVNSLAAGAAMVQTRRLGVHARVLAAPVRAREIVLGEALCQLGLALLQSALIVTAGAVLFGVRWGDPFAAAVLVVTWAVVGTGAGLLAGTLFRTPEQASALGTTFGVGLGMLGGCMWPLEIVPGAVRALGHLTPHAWAVDAWTTLLSRGGGLVDILLPLGVLTAFAALLLALASWRLNRALTT
- a CDS encoding MFS transporter gives rise to the protein MATTPTVAAVLRIRPFRRLWLVLAVSSTGDWLGLLATSTFAAARFTGPTAQGAAFGGVMAVRLLPALLLGPVAGVLADRFDRRHTMIVCDLLRFLLFASIPAVGLLVADAGAVVAWAAIATFGIEALAMVWSPARDAAVPTLVPREALEAANRLSLATTYGVTPVVSALAMAGLYGLPDRFDPVTVALLLNSATFLANAGVLAVGVRELSGRGPRPGHPGVRRELGEAWRYVRRTPSVRGLVTGILVAFAGAGAVIGAAQRYARTLGDGDVVFALLFAALFAGMALGVGGGPLVVHALSRRRWFALSIVLAGFSVAVLAVVPDLGSAVAACVGTGAGAGMTFLVGWTLLGSEVGDDLRGRVFGFVEAGGRVALLVSIALASVLVGLRAVPQGIPAARVVLLGAGGAVLAAGWVGLRRIDDRPGTPVLRDLLRAFRKRSDESPRIPGRTTPSAGRSVNVPSDPGTPRSDVAGARPEAMEGDSPADRYRP